Proteins found in one Balneola sp. genomic segment:
- a CDS encoding sulfite exporter TauE/SafE family protein, translated as MELWTAPVLGFVGSFHCVGMCGPIAMSIPRSSSSLVALSLSAGLYNSGRILVYALFGLLFGLLGTQITFSGFQGTLSILLGVGIVFGVVLNRFFKKREKPQIYQNFVKSISKYYGKLLRKPSFFALFGMGVLNGLLPCAFVYSGLAAAVLTESPMHSMQYMALFGLGTFPAMFLMYLAPTILSLNLRSSIRKLVPYLAFSLGVFLIVRGIAFQDLHLARILAENMESFCVFPVSK; from the coding sequence ATGGAACTCTGGACTGCCCCGGTTCTAGGCTTTGTAGGAAGCTTTCATTGTGTGGGGATGTGTGGCCCTATCGCGATGTCTATTCCCAGGTCAAGTTCAAGCCTGGTTGCTCTTTCATTAAGCGCCGGCTTATATAATTCTGGGCGAATCCTGGTTTATGCCCTTTTTGGATTGCTATTTGGGTTGTTAGGAACTCAAATCACTTTCTCGGGTTTTCAAGGCACACTTTCTATACTACTTGGAGTAGGAATAGTATTTGGAGTAGTGCTGAATCGTTTCTTTAAGAAAAGAGAAAAGCCACAGATTTATCAGAATTTTGTCAAATCCATTTCGAAGTATTATGGCAAATTGCTTCGAAAACCTTCCTTTTTTGCCCTTTTTGGAATGGGCGTGTTAAATGGACTTCTCCCCTGTGCTTTTGTGTATTCAGGCCTTGCAGCAGCTGTATTAACCGAATCTCCCATGCATAGCATGCAGTATATGGCATTATTTGGATTGGGTACTTTCCCGGCTATGTTTTTGATGTATCTCGCACCTACTATTCTCTCTCTTAACCTGAGAAGCTCCATTCGAAAGCTCGTACCTTACCTTGCCTTTAGCCTGGGAGTCTTCCTAATCGTCAGAGGGATTGCTTTCCAGGATTTGCACCTGGCACGGATACTGGCCGAAAACATGGAGAGCTTTTGTGTCTTTCCTGTTAGCAAGTAA
- a CDS encoding gfo/Idh/MocA family oxidoreductase has translation MDRKTFLKKSTATGLGSAMALSFPNILIGKPNNRLNVAVVGVRSRGKAHVEAVDKVDNATVTWFCDVDDNIIDEHKKWQEETVGYVPQVEKDFRRLLEKDDIDIITIATPEHWHTPMAIMAMQAGKHVFIEKPCSHNPYENELLVAAQKKYGKYCQMGNQQRSSITSNKAVQEIREGIIGDVYYAKAWYSNTRGSIGKGNVVPVPDALDWELFQGPAPREDYRDNVHPYNWHWFRTWGTGEIHNNGTHEIDICRWALGVDLPVKATSAGGRYHFDDDWEFYDTQNASFEFEGGKMISWEGKSCNGYPIMGRGRGSLIHGTEGSILLDRDGYLLYDLRGKLIKEEVEPEGGGAANTADTRGFDALTVNHMINFANAIRDGEALKAPIDDASISTMLCHYGNIAQEVGGSIQIDPKTGKILNNPEAMKHWKREYENGWEPKL, from the coding sequence ATGGATCGAAAAACCTTCCTTAAAAAGAGCACCGCTACCGGGTTAGGAAGTGCAATGGCATTGAGCTTTCCAAATATCCTGATAGGAAAACCAAATAATAGACTGAATGTAGCTGTAGTTGGGGTAAGAAGTCGGGGTAAAGCTCATGTTGAAGCTGTTGATAAAGTAGATAATGCAACTGTAACCTGGTTCTGTGATGTAGATGACAACATCATTGATGAGCACAAAAAGTGGCAGGAGGAAACCGTTGGTTATGTGCCTCAAGTAGAAAAGGATTTTCGAAGGTTACTCGAAAAGGATGATATTGACATCATTACCATTGCTACGCCAGAACATTGGCACACGCCAATGGCCATCATGGCTATGCAGGCTGGGAAACATGTATTTATTGAAAAACCGTGCAGTCATAATCCCTATGAAAATGAACTATTAGTAGCAGCTCAAAAGAAATATGGAAAGTATTGCCAGATGGGGAATCAGCAACGCTCTTCTATTACTTCTAATAAAGCCGTACAGGAGATTAGAGAGGGTATTATTGGTGATGTTTACTATGCAAAAGCCTGGTATTCAAATACAAGAGGAAGTATCGGGAAAGGGAATGTAGTACCTGTTCCTGACGCCCTGGACTGGGAACTATTTCAGGGACCTGCTCCAAGAGAAGATTACAGAGACAATGTTCATCCTTATAACTGGCATTGGTTCAGAACATGGGGAACGGGGGAAATCCATAATAATGGAACCCATGAGATTGATATTTGTCGCTGGGCACTCGGTGTTGATTTGCCTGTAAAAGCAACCTCCGCAGGAGGACGGTACCATTTTGATGATGACTGGGAATTTTACGATACCCAGAATGCCAGCTTTGAGTTCGAAGGTGGTAAAATGATTTCCTGGGAAGGCAAAAGCTGTAATGGTTATCCAATAATGGGTAGAGGACGAGGCTCTTTAATACATGGTACTGAGGGGTCTATCTTGTTAGATCGAGATGGATATCTTTTATATGATTTACGAGGAAAATTAATCAAAGAAGAAGTGGAGCCTGAAGGAGGTGGGGCTGCAAACACTGCGGATACTCGTGGATTTGATGCCTTAACTGTAAACCATATGATTAATTTCGCAAATGCTATTAGGGATGGCGAAGCATTAAAGGCACCGATCGATGATGCAAGTATTTCGACAATGCTATGTCATTATGGAAATATTGCTCAGGAAGTAGGAGGGAGTATTCAAATCGATCCAAAGACCGGAAAAATTTTGAATAACCCTGAAGCTATGAAGCACTGGAAGCGTGAATATGAAAATGGCTGGGAACCTAAATTATAG
- a CDS encoding twin-arginine translocation signal domain-containing protein — protein MKRRDFIKTSALAGAATLTSGFAGVYRSKEFNDIKIGVIGTGDRGTGLSHIIKDIDGVEVTACSDIIPFRLKDCVEKATNGATAYEDYRALIDDDNVNAILIAVPYGLHDEILEDALESGKHIYCEKTMIKGIEPAKDLVKRVRSYDSIFQVGHQYHSSRLYHKAVEIVNDGYLGHIESIECQWNRNGDWRRPVPDPKWERMINWRMYREYSGGLTAELCSHQIDFCNWVAGATPTKVSGFGGIDYWKDGRETYDNVHIMMQYANGMNTKFTSLTTNAYERYQIKLQGQKGTLVINFGGAKIYLENLDQAREQGLVDGVSGATSEAWDRGEGAPITVADDMDASKQALIDFRDSVRTGKEPDSNVETGANVSILVSMAIDAMDNNKVVEWKPEYNI, from the coding sequence ATGAAAAGAAGAGACTTTATCAAAACATCAGCATTAGCCGGAGCAGCCACTTTAACATCTGGGTTTGCTGGAGTGTACCGATCTAAAGAATTTAACGACATAAAAATTGGAGTGATCGGTACTGGTGATCGTGGGACTGGACTTTCTCATATCATAAAAGATATTGATGGAGTTGAGGTGACAGCCTGTAGCGATATCATCCCGTTCCGTTTAAAAGATTGTGTGGAAAAAGCTACCAATGGAGCAACGGCCTATGAAGACTATCGGGCATTAATTGACGACGACAATGTAAATGCCATTTTGATTGCTGTGCCGTATGGCTTACATGATGAGATTCTGGAGGATGCGCTCGAATCGGGAAAGCACATTTATTGTGAAAAGACCATGATTAAAGGCATTGAGCCAGCTAAAGATTTGGTTAAAAGAGTAAGAAGCTATGACAGTATTTTCCAGGTTGGTCACCAATACCATAGCAGTCGTCTGTATCACAAGGCAGTGGAGATTGTTAATGATGGGTATCTAGGCCATATCGAATCTATCGAATGCCAGTGGAATAGAAATGGAGACTGGAGAAGGCCAGTACCGGATCCAAAGTGGGAGCGAATGATCAACTGGAGGATGTACAGAGAATACTCTGGAGGACTAACTGCGGAGCTATGCTCACACCAAATCGATTTCTGTAATTGGGTTGCTGGGGCTACACCAACAAAGGTAAGTGGTTTTGGAGGTATTGATTACTGGAAGGATGGTCGTGAGACTTATGATAATGTTCATATCATGATGCAGTATGCCAATGGGATGAATACCAAGTTCACAAGTCTTACCACCAATGCCTATGAACGGTATCAAATTAAGCTTCAAGGGCAAAAGGGCACCTTAGTAATTAATTTCGGAGGAGCTAAAATCTATCTTGAGAACCTTGATCAGGCTCGGGAACAGGGATTGGTTGATGGAGTCTCCGGCGCAACTTCAGAAGCATGGGATCGAGGAGAAGGAGCTCCAATTACGGTTGCTGATGACATGGATGCCTCAAAACAGGCACTGATCGATTTCAGGGATTCCGTACGAACTGGTAAGGAACCCGATTCAAATGTTGAAACCGGCGCAAATGTATCAATTCTTGTTTCTATGGCTATTGATGCAATGGATAACAATAAGGTTGTCGAATGGAAGCCGGAGTATAATATTTAA
- a CDS encoding DUF1080 domain-containing protein, protein MKTLFVFFILLTSCSAYDQNIPWVPLFDGDTTDGWEQIGGVATYEVKEGAIVGTTVADTPNSFLRTEVLYSDFILEYEVKLSDATNSGVQIRSNSFPEFQDGRVHGYQVEIDPSDRSWTGGIYDEARRGWLHPLRDMPEAQAAYKHLEWNKFRVEAIGDTIKTWVNGIPVSHLVDNRTSEGFIALQVHSIGNPDEAGIEISWRDIRIITDNPRKYAQSTSAPAIDKYNVLTHSQEDWGWELLYDGTSMDKWRGARSDEFPYSEKGKGWDVEDGVIVIHESGGAESEDAGDIVTRELFSNFELWVDFKVTPGANSGIKYFVDANLNKGTGSSIGLEYQVLDDDLHPDAKLGAQPGSRTVASLYDLIKAEDKPINPVGEWNHARIISNGNHVEHWLNGRKVLEYDRNTPEFQKLVDESKYEVWPGFGTWTEGNILLQDHGNEVHYRNIFIKRLNP, encoded by the coding sequence GAAGTGAAAGAAGGAGCTATAGTAGGTACTACAGTGGCCGATACCCCAAACTCTTTTCTCAGAACAGAGGTGCTGTATAGTGATTTTATTCTGGAATATGAGGTAAAACTTTCAGATGCGACAAACTCAGGAGTACAGATTAGGAGTAATAGTTTTCCTGAATTTCAGGATGGTAGAGTGCATGGTTATCAGGTTGAAATCGATCCTTCAGATCGATCATGGACAGGTGGAATTTACGATGAAGCACGCAGAGGATGGCTTCATCCACTTAGAGATATGCCTGAAGCACAAGCAGCTTATAAACATCTGGAATGGAATAAATTTAGAGTTGAAGCAATTGGCGATACTATCAAAACCTGGGTAAATGGGATTCCTGTTTCGCATTTAGTTGACAACAGAACGTCAGAAGGATTTATAGCTCTTCAGGTACATAGTATTGGAAATCCGGATGAAGCCGGCATTGAAATAAGCTGGAGGGATATTCGGATTATAACGGATAATCCACGAAAATATGCCCAAAGCACAAGTGCTCCAGCTATTGACAAGTATAACGTATTAACGCACAGTCAAGAGGATTGGGGTTGGGAATTATTGTATGATGGAACCAGCATGGATAAATGGCGTGGTGCTCGTTCTGATGAGTTCCCTTATTCAGAGAAAGGAAAAGGTTGGGATGTTGAAGACGGAGTGATTGTAATTCATGAATCTGGTGGTGCAGAATCAGAAGACGCCGGAGATATTGTTACGAGGGAGTTATTTAGCAATTTTGAGCTTTGGGTCGATTTTAAAGTTACTCCTGGGGCTAATAGTGGTATAAAGTATTTTGTTGATGCAAATCTCAATAAGGGGACAGGATCTTCGATAGGGCTAGAGTATCAGGTTCTTGATGATGATCTTCATCCGGATGCTAAATTGGGGGCACAGCCTGGAAGCAGGACAGTGGCTTCTTTATATGATCTCATCAAGGCAGAAGACAAGCCCATAAATCCGGTTGGAGAATGGAATCATGCCAGAATAATTTCAAACGGTAACCATGTTGAGCATTGGTTAAATGGTCGGAAGGTGCTTGAATACGATCGAAATACCCCGGAATTCCAAAAACTGGTTGATGAAAGTAAATATGAAGTGTGGCCAGGTTTCGGAACCTGGACAGAAGGAAATATCCTGCTTCAGGATCATGGAAATGAGGTACACTACCGAAATATTTTCATCAAAAGATTAAACCCATAA